In Halichondria panicea chromosome 5, odHalPani1.1, whole genome shotgun sequence, the genomic stretch CGAGTGTATTGATGCCGACCTTATACGCCACTCTGCGAAACAAACAAAAGGTTCTGCAGGCCCATCAGGTTTAAACGCCCATGCATGGAAAAGAATGTGTTGCTCCTACAAAGAAACCTCAGACGAGCTATGCCACTCACTCGCCCTTCTAGCCCGCAGGATTTGCACACAGTTTATTGATCCGACAATCTTGGCTCCTTTCCTAGCCTGCAGGCTCATAGTCCTGAACAAAAACCCTGGTGTACGCCCTATAGGTGTCTGTGAAGTGGCAAGAAGAATAGTGTCTAAAGCCATTCTATTCGTAATCAAAGGAGACATTCAAGATGCTGCTGGATCGCACCAGCTCTGTGGTGGTCAGATAGCAGGTATCAAAGCAGCCGTGCATTCGGCCAGAAGTATCTTTAATAATGAGAGTACAGAAGCCCTTCTACTGGTAGACGCCAGCAATGCGTTTAACAACTTGAATAGAGCCAATGGCCTAATGAACATTCAAACTCTTTGCCCCCCCTTCTCCACCGCTCTAATTAACATCTACAGAGAAAGCACAGATCTCTTTTTAGGAGCCAACACCCTGCTGTCCCAAGAGGGCACCACACAAGGAGATCCTTTAGCAATGCCCTTTTATGCTCTAGCAACAAAACCCCTGATCGACAGATTGTCCACAGACACACCCGACCTAAAACAGATATGGTATGCTGATGATGCCACTGCTGCAGGCAAAATTTCAGACCTGAAGAAATGGTGGGACAACTTGACAAAACTTGGTCCATCTTTTGGTTACTTTGTTAACCCCAAGAAAACGTGGCTAGTCACTAAAGATGGCTCCCTCTCCACAGCCTCTCAGATATTTGGAGATTCTGAGGTCAACATCACCACGGAAGGAAGACCAGTGCTTGGTTCCCCAATTGGCAAACAGGAGTTCATATCTGATTTTGTAACAGGAAAAGTAACACACTGGATAGCGGAAATTGAAAAACTGTCGGAAATAGCAGACAGCCAACCGCACGCAGCCTATGGTGCTATCACTCATGGCCTTGCAAGTAAATGGGCCTACCTCTCAAGAACTACCCCAGATATTGACCAACTACTGCTTCCCCTTGAGAACTCCATTCGAACCACCTTGCTCCCAAAACTTACAGGCAGAGACGCACCCAATGATCTCGAGAGGAGTCTATTTGCCCTCCCTGCTCGCCTAGGAGGTTTAAATATAGGAAACCCGGCGTCGTTGGCAGTCGAACAATACACATCATCACAACAGGTGACAAAACCTCTCGTTGACTTAATAGCTTCGcaaaacaaaaattaccccTAAGAAGTCCTCGTACACCAAATCAACACGAAGAACAAAATAAAAGAAACAAGAAGAAGTACAGGACTGCAGGTGGCTAATGAGATACAAGAGTCTCTCACACCACCAATGCAATTAGCAACAGACCTTGCAAGAGAAAAAGGTGCCTCCAGCTGGCTCACTGCTTTACCGCTAGAAGAGCACGGATTCGCACTCCACAAAACAGCATTCCGTGATGCCATTGCCCTTCGGTATGGCTGGCCCCCATCGCAGATCCccacaaactgtgtgtgtggccaTTCTTTTTCAGTGCAACATGCCCTCTCGTGCCCTAGAGGAGGATTCCCCTCAATTAGACACAACAAGCTGAGAGACATCACAGCATCGCTTTTAAAAGAAACTTGCCATGGAGTGGCCACTGAACCGTCTCTACAACCCATCACAAGCGAAACATTCAACAGAACCACCGCAAATCGACAGAACGGTGCCCGTCTTGATGTAGTGGCTAATGGTTTTTGGGGAAGTTCTTTCGAGAGAGCGTTCTTTGACGTTAGGGTTTTTAACCCATTTGCTCCCTCGAACAGACACTCCTCTCTAACCGCATCTTATCGCCACCATGAGAACCTGAAAAAGAGGCACTATGAACAACGTATAAGAGAAGTGGAGCACTCCTCTTTTACCCCCCTGGTCTTCGCTACCACAGGTGGCCTTGGCCCAGCAGCTGGAGCCTTCTACAAACGCCTGGCCAGCATGCTCTCAGACAAATGGAAGCAATCATACAGCACCACCATTGGCTGGCTAAGATGTAGAATATCTTTCTCTCTACTCAGATCCTCCATCATGTGTCTGAGAGGCGCCAGATCTTCGAAGTCATCCTTCAACGGCCATCTAGCTGCTTCCGTGGACCTCACCATTGCGGACTCCAACCTCTCTGTCTAAACtctgaataataataatattatagcttcaCATTACCCTGCCATATCTATATTTCAGCCTCAGTCACTCATTCATTACATgtttattaaaaaaaaaaaaaaaaaaaattaggaggagtacgcaactccaatagactgtgcaCAAAAAGCATTCTTCCACTCCTATACGTCACAAATACTCTATACTGTAACCAcaaccacttgagatacaaGGTGTTACAATAACAATGTTGATACTACTCTCACCACATGCATCATGCAACATGACTCAGCTGTACTGTAATGAACTCTGACTCAGTGTACATACTGCAAAGAAATTACTGAAACTcccaatagctatagctatatacagtcatgtccAAAAAAATCTCCAAGAAGGTCAAAGAAAGTGTTGCTGATGAAGTTGCAACAGGCTGTGATTATGTACAACTTGGTGAGACCATCATTGCAAGTATTAGTGCTCTTCCTCAATTGGAATTGTATCCAGATAGGAAAGTTTTTCTCGAGGTTATTAAAGGAGAATGCAAAGAGACGTTGATAAACCTGATTCAAAGTCTATCAAATAAGTACTGCACTTTGTACAAGAACCTGAAAGGAAAAGATGCTTACATTAACCTACAAATTCAGTGGTTTGACTACATTCGGTCAATGGCTGTCTATGCACAAGAGCAATGCATTGAAGATATTGTGACTACTTATATTGTGGACATGTGAATGGCTGGCAATAGCAAAGTGTGTGTCATGCCAATTAGGCACTGTCCAATTGAGCAAGGAAAGTCATATCGTTTGCGAGGAATTTCAAAACTTCTGATGTCTTTTTGACGAAACCCTGCCGTATCACACTTTCTCTCATACCAATCATGAAGAAGGCCAGGGCAAAGCTGGAAATTTGAGCTTCCATCAATCAATCCAATAACTTCGGACATGTTTAGATGTGGATCGATTAAGCCTATTATAATGATGAACAAGTTTAATATAGGAATGGTATAGCTAGCAGAAACATTTTACCCTTTAATCTCTCCACATTTCGTAATACAGGAAAAAGGACATCTACCTGGTACACCAAGGTACTCGACACAACGATCCTAACAGCATCAACAGGCCCAACAGCTTTGACATAAGTACACATCGAAGGAGTAATTTCCAGCCACTGAAGGGTGCTCGAGCCGTTGTCGAGCAATCGATGCTTTACAGTTGGGGACTGTTTCAAAGCATTTAAAAGTGGTGTCCAGGCAGAGTTGTAACTAGGATAGCTCTCAGCGCAGCAGTGTCAGTCTGAGTAGACATGTCGGCTGTATCTACAGCATTTAATATTAAATGAGTACTGTACTGCTCAGTATTAAGTTCACCTGTGGCTGTGGCCTGCGCATCAGTTTCAGCACTTTTCTTATGTCTTTTACTCCTAGGAGTAGATGCCAATATGTCTCTCGTAGAAAAAGACAAGTATCCACTAGATCTATTATAAATCCGTCTGAATGGTGGTGACCTGCCAAGTGTGGGTCTAGGTCTTCTTGGGGTCTTTATAGACAACATAGTGATAGTTAACTCACTAGCTATTTACAGTGCAGAGAGCTAGTGCTAGTGCAGTGTTCAGTGGAACAAAACAACTCCTGAGCTGAGGTAACATGCAATTCTGCGCAGCATAAtcatcattattcattatgcctcggtgcgcatgcgcaagcgaggtatacggtagtgtgtttgtgtgtctgtgtgtgtagactgctacagctgcacaaggatcaatgaagtgcaagtaagagtttctataggcttctagtcatgttttcttggattttaattcgtggatttgcaaaataaagcttcgttctcgagttatgcctagttttgcttacttggaatgccattgcagccttttcagaagagtccgtagcaaaacttgttcaccgaatgttgctactgtacttagtagttagctctgcactagaacgctagctattggtagcttcaagagtgagaagagagctgcaaggctctgctgacttgcagccattagttttagacttgaacttttggcatcgatcgtttttaataacaatcacggtcgattattacccactatttgagtttcctgcgattacatgtacaatgcagcaaaattagatcatcatgataattataatcaatgtgtgtataaaagctagctagtagttttatgttatgtacgtagctttggcacctccaccgaggcatcagcacccgcggtgctttcattattcaCAGTTTACACActttcacagtttatacaacagcatgtagTTGTGACGTAGGACTGAAGAAACGCCTACTatatggttttaagtggagtttgcgtactcttcctaatgaaatCTTGATTATAGGAAGGCCTGAACCACCTCAGCAAGTCGCCATGTATATGTTACCATAGCTTTCAAGTTTCAGAAGTAGACCAAAGTGAGAACTGTGTCAATTTAGCAAAAAGATAGCATGAGTGGAGGTGCATGGTGTCATTGATACTCTTTGATAAGTCATCAATGGTTTGTAGAGCAGTTGTGGCGAAGTCTGAAAACCATGTTGCAGTatagatagttgtataataatagccttgcatgtgcatgtgaataattatttctggTGTTTTGACAGCAATTGATGTTAAACTGATTGGTCTGTAGTTGAATATAGGTGTAtggaaccatagattgaagagagagggataggaaacggagtggtgcacgtgatgattttacattgaatctgcagtggagcctcgaaaattatccgcgctacgccctatgaacgaggctattaagcacacttttgccgggtaactcccaaagctgtgtttcctcgagacataatctctttcagcaacttaaaacacgcctagtccatgagccacgtgtagtacttgctaatgactgaccacacccagtaaaaagagactttccaataaagttatatgttcccaaggctgttttagagctattggaacatgtaacgtgtaagcgtgctggttatgactactacaataggtatagaccttgaaatataagtgagttgcacggactaagcacagttacttgtagtttattatgcactgagtgtagaaatagatattgttgtgatggcctcgattaaaccgcagcgtagcgcggatgttactcgagatacaaaccgtttcctatccctctaactcttcaatctatgatggaacgccgtttgcgacaaaattcaggcagaatgtgataggcgtgtgcatccaatataaaatcgatttttgaagatcgatttttaataatcgattttttacagttgattttcgatttacacgtgaacgatctttgacaatcgatctgataatcgatttttgaaattcgatttttgataatcgatttttgataatctatttttgataatcgatttttgataatcgattttagaACTGCTCTGAAGGTGGGCTGGGGGGGCCCCTGTCTAAAGCTGTATCACGTGATACTATCCATTGAAGAAGCCACTATTCATGACTTCTATTCTATCTGGAATCACCAAACTCTTTCTCAGCTCTTtctctaagcacacacaagatggccaaataaaacagtgctggcGAGAAAGCATACAAAAATGGGTGCATGAAGAAACTTAAATAAGATAGCACCAACTGAGcagttctaaaattaatgatttttactGTGACTTATGGCCCTCCTTTTTAATGGTTCCAAAAAACAATAATGTTTCGCTTTTGCGTTATAGTCtatcatgtgagatagctaaccaagccaagctttgattccaggccgcggagaaggagtttgtgcatgttctgagtttcaagggcggcctaactgtagccttgaatccattttaatcggcctggattcgaggctagtatatcaATCAATTGCAATCGAGTtttaaaaatcgattatcaaaaatcgaatttcaaaaatcgattattaaaaatcgattatcaaaaatcgaatttcaaaaatcgattatcagatcgattgtcaaagatcgttcacgtgtaaatcgaaaatcaactgtaaaaaatcgattattaaaaatcgatcttcaaaaatcgattttatattggatgcacacgcctatcagattctgcctgaattttgtcgcaaacggcgttccatataGGTGTAAATCCATGGGGATTTCCAACTGCAtggccggtgtcataaaattttaggccccccatgagattgggccccctcgggcctagaattttaacattttaggccccccattaacagcgcaacagcggtaacattatgtgacagtcacagtgcattctcaaaatacaccaatacagtcttctatggtcttcacagtctatgcagtgccagttactgaatgcagctctcctcacacacacacatttcatgcatgtacagtagtataccacagggcactggtctcacagccatcacactggaccatgtcattctatgaatcaggcctcatgcagcacaAAGCACatataggtgccaactgtcccgaattggtcaggaGTCTagactgtccaagattacccttgccttgaaaggaaactgcttgtgattccaccatagatacaacagtttctctcttgacttctatctatgattccacattacttgagatctgagccagtgatgctattggagcatcggatccccacaacaatttacatcttctatgtaggcaaacatggaggaagatatgaattgttgtctttgcactgaaaattgtgtgctttatactttataataattatgaattcaCAAAATTTTGCCTCCTCTGGCGGCCAGCCGCTTGGGGATAATGCCGCCATgttttgtcctgaaatttggcagagaaagtaagcacgaagttgccaatatggcgatagctatgcacAACATTGATTatcttacaggcagatccaaaattgcagagctgcatcaaagctTATAGCTATAAGCATGAGTAACTCGAGGCTAGAGTataacttgaaaggtaaattttccttcactttgaattccatgatagaataataatgcaaacatttttgctactttgatacagagtctttgcatgcatgcagtctctttgatgctttgtcaactaatagagctaaccttaccatattattatatctctttgacttcTTTCATTGTGCAGAAaaaaggatagcagaagaggggggcctagaattttaacagattggaccccctggggggcctaaactgttaacattctaggcccggggggcccaaaattttaaaattctaggccctgGGGGGGCCCagaa encodes the following:
- the LOC135335742 gene encoding uncharacterized protein LOC135335742 — its product is MQLATDLAREKGASSWLTALPLEEHGFALHKTAFRDAIALRYGWPPSQIPTNCVCGHSFSVQHALSCPRGGFPSIRHNKLRDITASLLKETCHGVATEPSLQPITSETFNRTTANRQNGARLDVVANGFWGSSFERAFFDVRVFNPFAPSNRHSSLTASYRHHENLKKRHYEQRIREVEHSSFTPLVFATTGGLGPAAGAFYKRLASMLSDKWKQSYSTTIGWLRCRISFSLLRSSIMCLRGARSSKSSFNGHLAASVDLTIADSNLSV